The Sciurus carolinensis chromosome X, mSciCar1.2, whole genome shotgun sequence DNA segment TGACTTGGACAAgctaaaacaaatgaacaaaaagatcAGCTTCATGGCCCTTTTTAAATACATTGTCTAAGTAATTCCATGGTGCCACCATTACCATTTAAACTAATAATCTATCTAAATTGGGAAATTCTGCATAAATATGCTCATGTATTggtcatttctttcttattttgcataTTATGATAGAGTATTTTAGACGGAGGAGTTGATAATTCCTCATAATTCCTCAAGTCCAATCATTTTGGTATACATTTAGCAGAAAATGAAACTCAAGCATAGAGAAGTTGAGTTTCACAGGGTCACAGAGTGACTCAATCACAAGTGGTATTCAAGTCGAACCTGAGTCTACAGTTCATTGCTGGCCTATTGCAATGTATGGTTTCTTATAAACCATGAtgtgaaagaaaaatcactttttagGTGTAACATGAGAATGTATTTAGTTGTTTGGCGTTTACTGCCTCAATATTTGCTTGTGATATTTGAATCTAACCAAATTTATGTAACTTCAAAATGACAGTgaaggagggaaaataaaataattattttctttctttatttcgaAATCatagtaaaatacatataatatgtattatctTAGCTATTTTTCAGTAGCATTAACTATTCACATGATCATACAGCAGTTCTCTTACTTTTCATCTTACAACATCTATGCATATGGACATCCACTGGTATGGCAACCATTAAAATCATCCTGCtcattttttaaagtctaaaaaATTATCTACAATTATGCAATTATCAGCAATAAAGACAATTATAACTTCTCTATTTCCCAGTCAAATTTATGATTTATTCTGCCTTcgattaaagttttaaaaaattaattttttcgtTAAAAAAGCAGCTTCATTGATACATAATTCATGTGTCATAAAATTCACCCACTTAAAGTTTACAACCCCATAGTTTGTATTATGGTTGCAGAGTTTTCTAATCATTGatacaatcaattttagaatattatcatcaaacaaaaagaacatcaaACATCATTAATATTTCTTCCCCATTTGTTTTTTCCACAGAGATTCTCCCACCCTTATTCCCTATcctgacttatttattttctttctttatgcgTGTAAAAATTctggacacatttttaaaatagttctgcTTTAGGAAGAAtgatggaatgaatctgacatcactttcctatgtacatatatgaatataccacagtaaacCTTAACTTCATGCATTTCCACAAggtactaattttaaaaaaactatagtagcagaaaaatcagtaatgtagtgggaagggaatgggggaaagttggagggaaaggaaaggggaagtattggAACTGAgctagagcaaattatattctatgcttatgtaattacattaaaatgaactctaatattatgtataactaaatgaaactaattaaaaataaaataagcttttTCGCAACGGGTTTGCCGCCAGAACACAGGTGTCGTGAAAACCACCGctaaatcaaagccaaaatgggaaaggaaaagactcaTATCAACATCGTTGTCATCGGACACGTAGATTCGGGCAAGTCTACCACTACTGGTCATCTGATCTACAAATGTGGTGGGATCGACAAAAGAACCAttgaaaaatttgagaaggaagCTGCTGAGATGGGAAAGGGCTCATTCAAGTATGCCTGGGTCTTGGATAAACTGAAAGCGGAGCGTGAGCGTGGTATCACCATTGACATCTCCCTGtggaaatttgagaccagcaagtattatgtgactatcattgATGCTCCAGGACACAGAGACTTCATCAAAAATATGATTACAGGCACATCTCAGGCTGACTGTGCTGTCCTGATTGTTGCTGCTGGTGTTGGTGAATTTGAAGCTGGTATCTCCAAGAATGGGCAGACCCGTGAGCATGCCCTTCTGGCTTACACACTGGGTGTGAAACAACTAATTGTTGGTGTTAACAAAATGGATTCCACTGAGCCACCCTACAGTCAGAAGAGATACGAGGAAatcgttaaggaagtcagtacctacattaagaaaattggctACAACCCTGACACAGTAGCATTTGTGCCAATTTCTGGTTGGAATGGTGACAACATGTTGGAGCCAAGTGCTAATATGCCTTGGTTCAAGGGATGGAAAGTCACCCGTAAAGATGGCAGTGCCAGTGGAACCACACTGCTTGAAGCTTTAGATTGCATCCTGCCACCAACTCGTCCAACTGACAAGCCTTTGCGTCTGCCCCTCCAGGATGTCTACAAAATTGGTGGTATTGGTACTGTCCCTGTGGGCCGAGTGGAGACTGGAGTTctcaagcctggcatggtggtcacCTTTGCTCCAGTCAATGTCACAACTGAAGTAAAGTCTGTTGAAATGCACCATGAAGCTCTGAGTGAAGCTCTTCCTGGAGATAATGTGGGCTTCAATGTCAAGAACGTGTCTGTCAAAGATGTTCGTCGTGGCAATGTTGCTGGTGACAGCAAAAACGACCcaccaatggaagcagctggtTTCACTGCTCAGGTGATTATCCTGAACCATCCAGGCCAAATCAGTGCTGGCTATGCCCCTGTACTGGATTGTCACACAGCTCACATTGCTTGCAAGTTTGCTgagctgaaagaaaagattgatcGCCGTTCTGGTAAGAAGCTGGAAGATGGTCCTAAATTCTTGAAGTCTGGTGATGCTGCCATCGTTGATATGGTTCCAGGAAAGCCCATGTGTGTCGAGAGCTTCTCTGACTATCCTCCTCTGGGTCGTTTTGCTGTTCATGATATGAGGCAGACAGTTGCTGTGGGTGTCATCAAAGCAGTGGACAAGAAGGCTGCTGGAGCTGGCAAGGTCACCAAGTCTGCCCAGAAAGCTCAGAAGGCTAAATGAATATTACCCCTAACACCTGCCACCCCAGTCTTAATCAGTGGTGGAAGAACGGTCTCAGAACTGTTTGTCTCAATTGGCCATTTAAGTTTAATAGTAAAAGACTGGTTAATGATAACAATGCATCGTAAaaccttcagaaggaaaggagaatgttttgtggaccatttgttttttttgtgtgtgtggcagttttaagttattagtttttaaaatcagtactttttaatggaaacaacttgaccaaaaatctgtcacagaattttgagacccattaaaacaaaagtttaatgagaaaaaaaaaaaataaaataaaataatagttctCCTCTATAATTTTATATGCTATGACCAACAACTCACCATTCTTTTCTCCCATCTAACAACCCTACCctttggtaaccaccattctaacTTCTGCTTCTGACAGATCAACTTTTTCAAATTCCACgcataagtgagatcatgcaattATCTctcttttgtgcctggcttatttcatttaacataatgttatTTATGCTGCCAAAAATggtagaattttttcttttttatgttgaatattattccattgtttatatgtaccacagtttcctatccatttttctattgatggacatttaggttgatttcacatatttctctattttgaaaAGTGTtgcaaaaatttggaaaaaaagaactgaggtcAACATTCTATAGTGCTACATGCATTCCAAACTTTATAACAgcacaagtcacaatagccaagctatggaaccaaactagttgtccttcaaaagatgaatggataaagaaaatatggtgtgtgtatatatatatatatatatatatatatatagtgtgtatatatacatatatatgtatatgtatatatatatatagtgtgtatatatacatatatatgtatatgtatatatatatacacatatatacacacacacagtgtgatattactcagctataaagaagaatgaaattatgtcatttgctgataaatgaatggaaatgaaaaacattatgctaagcgaaataaggcAGGCCCAGATACTCAAGGGTcgaatattttttctcatatgtagaaaacaaggaaaaagtaataaaaagaatctcatgaaaacagaagggagaacattagaggaaagaaaacaagaggaaaCGAAGAGGAGATGAAAAGAGggaatactggggaatgaacttgACTAAATTATGATATGTGCGTATATGAATATATCAGAACAAATCCCactttatgtgtaattataatatactaataaaaaactaaataaaatggaggccagtagagtaaaggaaagaagaggaggaaggaggaggagagggaaagggaagtatTGGGGAATCAGATGAAATACAATATGTGTGGATTTGTCACAACAAACCCTGctgttatgtgtaattataaagcactaataaaaacataataaaagtatGGGAATGCAGATAAGTCCTTGACATACAGATTACATtacttttgtatatatacaccgTAGTTGGATTGCTGAATCTATAGTAGTTCTACCTTTAATAGTTTGAGTAATAtccatacagttttccataaTGTCTGTATTTCCTAAGAACAGTGTATAATGTTTccttttccacatccttgccagctattgttatcttttgtctttttgataaataGCCATTTTAACAGAAGTGAGAttatatctcattatggtttagatttacatttctttgatgaTTATTGATGTTTAACATTTGTTAATATACATTAtggtctttaaaaaatttgttaatatacattattttttaaatggttatttggaatttttaccaattttaataggattatttgttttcctgatgTTTACTTGTATTTCTCATAAATCTTGAATATTAACGCCTTGTCAAATGtagagtttgcaaatatttctgcTATTCTGTAGCTTGTTTCTTTtctgattgtttcctctgctgggtaggagcttttaatttttgctgtaatctattgtttgtttttatttttttgcctttacATTTGATATCATATGCAAACAAtcattgagttgatttttctgtgaTGAGAGATaaagatataatttcattcttctgattatgactctccagttttcccaacagTTTTTAGTTAAAAGACTGTCCTTTATCCAATGTGTATTTTGGAACTTTTGTTGAAAACTAGTTTACTGTAAATATGTTGATTTATTTCTTGGCATTCTATTCTGTTTCCGTTAGTCAAtatgtctatttatatttttgccactaccatgatgttttttaattaatttttttatatttacagactgcattttgattcattgtacacaaacggggtacatcatttcatttctatggttgtgcatgaagcagattcataccattcatgtaatcatacatgtacatagggtaatgatgtctgtctcattccaccatttttaatacccccccatttacctctatgtaatctaaagttttgATTACTATGACTTCATAGTATATTTTTGAGGTCAGgtagtgtgatttttttcatcttcattctttttgctcaagattgatTTAGGTTTCTTTTGTGattctttatgaattttagaattattcttCCTAGTTCTGTGTAGAATGTCATTGCTATTTTGATAGGGACTGCATTGATTCTGTAGATGTTTATAGGTTgtttaaacattttaacaatattaacaaTTCCAGTCCAAAAACATGGggtatatttccatttatatgtattttcctcaatttctttcttcagtgtcttgtagtttgtattattgagatcttttatttccttggttaattttatttgtagGTAATTAATTGTATTCTATCTGTtataaatgggattattttcctgatttctttttaagatttttatccaTTAGCATATGAAATACTGcttatttttgcatgttgatttgcATCTTGCTTcattatttattagttctaacaggtTTTTTTTGTGGTATCTTTAggatttctatatataagatccTGTTGTCAGCCAACAGGGAAacattgaattttttctctttcaatttggataacttttatttcttcctcttgcctAATTTATCTGGCTAGTACttcagaaatatattaaataatagtgCTGAAATTGAGGAGCCTTGCTTGttctatattttaaaggaaaagctttcatttttctccatttagtaatATTTTAGCTGGAAATTTATCATGTATGCCCTTTATTGTGATGAGGTGCTGTCTATGACTAATATGAGagttttttttatcatgaagatatgtttcttttccttaatataattgaaacaatcattttttttgttaatgtaatccatcatgtatATTGATTTCCCTATATTGATCTATCATTACATACCTGGCAAGAACCCCACTTGATCCTACTgatctttttcagtactggggatccagCCCAGGTCTTGCACATCCAGGGAGATATTTTACCATGATCTATATATCCATCCCAGCTATTGGATagtctttttaatgtgttgttgaatttggTTTCATAGTGTGTTTTTGAGAATTTTCAAACATATATTCACCAGGAGTAGAGGTCAGCAGTGCtcattttgttcttgttgtttccttgtttggttttgatatcTGGCTAATCCTGTCCTGGTAAAATGAAATTGGAATTATTCCctcctcatcattttttttttctttttgaaatggttTCCACATAATTGAtattgttctataaatgtctggtAGAATCAACCAGTGAAGCCAACAAGTCCTGAGCTTCTCTTTGATAGGAGATATTTATCATTGACTCAATTACTTTACTGGTTATTGGTCTGttcagactttctatttcttcataattcaatCTTAGTATGTTGTCTATATTCATGAATTTCTCCTAGGTTATCCAATTTACCAACATGTAATTGTTCATAATAGCCTCATGACATTTTTCTGATATCAGTAGTAATATCTCCTTTTtatctgtaattttatttatttgtgtattccctttctctctctctctaactaaaggtttgtcaattttgtttatattttcaaaaaagcaaTTACTTGACTAATTGATCTTTTaaactatcttttttttcccatcactAAAAAACAATTACCTCTTACTAAGATGTCAAGACTAGTAGGTAGATTGATACATCTAATCCAAATAACTTTTATACTGTACAATCTTTCTTTTAGAAGTATATGTGAAAACCAATCAACTAAATAACAGACATGTTAAATTTA contains these protein-coding regions:
- the LOC124971387 gene encoding elongation factor 1-alpha 1-like, yielding MGKEKTHINIVVIGHVDSGKSTTTGHLIYKCGGIDKRTIEKFEKEAAEMGKGSFKYAWVLDKLKAERERGITIDISLWKFETSKYYVTIIDAPGHRDFIKNMITGTSQADCAVLIVAAGVGEFEAGISKNGQTREHALLAYTLGVKQLIVGVNKMDSTEPPYSQKRYEEIVKEVSTYIKKIGYNPDTVAFVPISGWNGDNMLEPSANMPWFKGWKVTRKDGSASGTTLLEALDCILPPTRPTDKPLRLPLQDVYKIGGIGTVPVGRVETGVLKPGMVVTFAPVNVTTEVKSVEMHHEALSEALPGDNVGFNVKNVSVKDVRRGNVAGDSKNDPPMEAAGFTAQVIILNHPGQISAGYAPVLDCHTAHIACKFAELKEKIDRRSGKKLEDGPKFLKSGDAAIVDMVPGKPMCVESFSDYPPLGRFAVHDMRQTVAVGVIKAVDKKAAGAGKVTKSAQKAQKAK